The region ttgaaattaaagacgtaaaaatttatcatttctccacaaatgaatacatggaatcacatGAGTATTatactttgttctcgcgttctcaaccttttttgtgttctcatttgatcctactcctatatatatatatatatatatatatatatatatatatatatatatatatatatatatatatatatatatatatatatatatatatagagagagagagagagagagagagagtgtgtgtgtgtgtgttaggttcaaatgttttcaataaatattgtgtgcctaaatgcaccaatcacaatttagcaaattattaattaatttttttaatccataagggtaattatgtaaaatttcattttaattcctTATTTAATCTGGATCTTATCCCTTTATATTAGGCAATTTTTTTTGATTGATTTATTTATCTTTAATGTAATTTTCTCTATATAATTGATTTTAACGTCCGATCCACAAACACAGATCACAATTCTCGAATACATACTCTGCCGATCAATTTGTGTTACTCATTCGATGGATGTTCATTCTAGAAATCAGAACCAGGTATTGCTACATATTTACAAGCTTCTGTCAACGATAATACTGATTTTGTTTCAAACGTCCCCCACACACccttttattgtttttatatatACAGATGTATTAAATCTGATAATCTTCCAGGTAAACGATGATCAAAATCCCGGGAAGGATTTGGGTAATGTCAATGATTCCAAGAATCCGGTGAATAAAGTTGTGAAGAAAATAAGAAGATGTAAAACATGCTTTGGAGTTGGTCATGATAGCAGGAATTGTCCTTCTGGATTGAAGAAATCATAGAACTACAAGAACTTCATCAAATTGGACGTTTTTAGATATTATTTAGTTTGATTTCAGTAAAATAAAAGTAATTTTTGATGAATTATCTGGTATTATCAAGTTTCAATTCAGTGTAATAAAGTTGTCGTTTGATGAATTCTATGTGTTTTTCTTTAAGTATTATGGTTAAAATTAATAAGATGTTCGTGTTCTatgatatatttatgtgttatatgatCATACAAGTTATCTTTCCAACTGAATATCATAGCAGAGTCGAGTTAACAAAAGTTGTTAATGCTTGCATTGATTCGAGTTAACAAAAATTGATATGTTTTATAAGTCATACTTGCGATAGTATTCTGATAGAATTATTTCATTCCGATAACATGCAGAGTTTTGTAATGCATATTTATATATCATTCTAATAGAATACTTTCGTCAATAAAATATTCTGcaacttttcttttaaaaaaatacataattttaTTGTTAAGTAGTTAATATAATGTAATGTTGGAATTTTTTATATTTGGAATGTGAATATAGTACCGTTTTCATGTTtttccctttatcatgttttttaaaaaaatcaaatcggaatcatttatttttatcaaTGATCCCtaatatcaaggcttttaatttgcATAGAATCCGTTTTCATCCCTATCTAGTTTGTATgacatttttaaatattttgatttttcaaCTAACAAAGCATAGACAAACACTCTCGGAATTTCTTAGCAATGGGCGATCAAGAACCAGATGTCAATAATCATATTTATGAGGAACATTATTTGGCTAGTGATGATGGCAATGGAATTGAAGATTTCGATTTTCTTGATAATGATACACTATATAATGACAGATTTCAAACAGGAGAAAGCAGTAATCCTAATTTAGGttagttttttgattttttgtttaattCTTCATTCTTTTTTCAGATTCTATATTGTTAATACTTTCATTGCTGAACATACAGAGGACGCAAATAATGATGAAGACGAAAATCACTTCGTTGATGAAGACATAGAGGTTAATATTGATTACAGTGAAGGTAATAAATCCAATTCATGATACTGAAGTTGCTACAAAAAAAGTTAATGCTTTcagaataatatttatataattcttTCAGAATGATTATGTATTTTCTATTTTAAACAGGACAACCACATGTTACTCATGAAGATACAGAGTTTAATATTGATTTCATTGAAGGTACCAATTTcaatttagaatttttttttattttttacagaAAAAATAAAATTGTGTCAGAATAAAGTTATATAATTCTTTCATAATAATTTTGTATTTGCTATGTTTAAGCAGGACAACCAAATGTTACTCATGATTATGTTTCTCCTGGTGGCACCTTGTATTGGACTTCGATTGTTTTAGATGACATCAAACCAAAAGTTTCATCAAAATTTAATTCATATGGTGAAGCAGAAACAATGTATAGAAAATATGCATTAGAATCTAGTTTTGATGTCAGGCTTGGAAGAGtccaaaaaatgaaaaatgagaTTATTACAAATAGACATCTTGTGTGCAATCGGGAAGGTAATCTGAATACTAGTAAACTAGATACTCTAGATATTCAGCATAAGAAgactcaaagaaggaaagatctaTTTAGGAGGAATTGTAAAGCGAAAGTTGTTTTAGAAATAATTCCCGGTACTCTTACATATGTCGTGAGTGATTTTGTAGAGCGACATAATCATGAGTTGTTTAGCAAAGGCAATATGCACTTATCTCGTTCAAAAAGAAAACTTGATTATTCCCAGGaaattttcattcataatttgtCAAAACAGAACATTGGTCCTGTAAAAGCACATAGACTTTATAGTGCTCTTCAGGTTGGTCCTTCGGTTCGAGGTGGATTGGTTACTGATTTCAAGAATGCTAGGAGGAATCTTAATTGTTACATAGGTGGGAGGGACGCGAAATTCCTTGTTGACAAAATGAATGATAGGAAGAAAAATGTCCCATCATTTACTTTTGAGTATAAAGTGTCGAACAAGAGATTGAATTCTTTATTCTGGGCTGACGAAAGAGCAAAGTATAATTACAATTCATTCGGAGACATTATATCACTCGATGCCACATTCAGCATGAATAAGTATTTataacctttaatacttttcaataAGAATTTCATTATTTCCATTTATGTaaactaatattttattttttaaataggtATGATATGGTTTTTGTACCGTTTACTGGCATTGACAATCACAAAAAATGTGTAACATTTGGTGCTGGTCTTTTAAGTAAAGAAGATGGAGTTTCTTATGAATGGTTGCTTAGAGCTTTTTTGAAAGCTTTTAGAAAACAACCTCAATTGGTTTTATCTGATCAAGATCCAGCTTTGAAAAAAGCTATAGATAAGGTTTTCCCATTGGCACATCATAGGTTATGTATGTGGCATATAACGAAGAAGTTGCCAAATAAGGTATGCATAAAAAGAatattattcttatttttttGGTATGATTCTACAATTGTTTTTTCATATTCTGCCAGAATGTTTTGTTTTAAACAGAATCAATTGCATTAACTCTTAATTTTTCTTATCATTCTacaatttcttttaaaattctGCATTCATTATCTCATATTCTAACAGAATCAATTCATTCTGACAAACCCATTGTCTTTAATTGTTACTTTTTGTTATGATTATACAATTATATCATATTCTGACAGAATCAATTGGTTTAACTCTTACTTTTGTTCTGATTCTACAATTATTTTTCCACATTCTCCCTTCATGATatcatattctaacagaatgaatTTATACAGATTTTATCAATTGAAGATGCAACaaccaatcaaaaatttcgaaagcGTTTTCACTCTATAATTTGGAATTCTAAGCTGGAACCACATGAATTCGAGAATGTGTGGCGTTAGATGTTGGAGGAGTTTAAAATTACTGATAACACTTGGATGAATACAATGTATGGATTGCGAAAATCTTGGATCCCCACATTTTTCAAGCACATTCCAATGTCTGATCTTATGTGGACTACATCACTGTCTGAAA is a window of Lactuca sativa cultivar Salinas chromosome 1, Lsat_Salinas_v11, whole genome shotgun sequence DNA encoding:
- the LOC111876310 gene encoding protein FAR1-RELATED SEQUENCE 6-like, which translates into the protein MGDQEPDVNNHIYEEHYLASDDGNGIEDFDFLDNDTLYNDRFQTGESSNPNLEDANNDEDENHFVDEDIEVNIDYSEGQPHVTHEDTEFNIDFIEGQPNVTHDYVSPGGTLYWTSIVLDDIKPKVSSKFNSYGEAETMYRKYALESSFDVRLGRVQKMKNEIITNRHLVCNREGNLNTSKLDTLDIQHKKTQRRKDLFRRNCKAKVVLEIIPGTLTYVVSDFVERHNHELFSKGNMHLSRSKRKLDYSQEIFIHNLSKQNIGPVKAHRLYSALQVGPSVRGGLVTDFKNARRNLNCYIGGRDAKFLVDKMNDRKKNVPSFTFEYKVSNKRLNSLFWADERAKYNYNSFGDIISLDATFSMNKYDMVFVPFTGIDNHKKCVTFGAGLLSKEDGVSYEWLLRAFLKAFRKQPQLVLSDQDPALKKAIDKVFPLAHHRLCMWHITKKLPNKVQKEISRSEDNCFQKNVISSNGVDTIIVMEKRKNITIRQISDVDVDDKDEEYNYDCLIRDTEYTVTHSTKDGSFKCTCMHFEHLGILCRHMFCVFKFYGIEQIPEKYILKRWRRDVIPTELLKRRFTNSFADSTSDMTAIDIFSTVDRCVSFLSHDAAKLKLYLDEQNNLKKKFVGDCPNHDLPTRADHFKQLLGVVGHNIESDVNDI